In the Ornithodoros turicata isolate Travis chromosome 5, ASM3712646v1, whole genome shotgun sequence genome, GATTTAACGTACAAATAACAATCGTTGAAGACGCGTACATTAGATGGCTTCGCCGCACACTGCAAGACGTCGGAGAGAGCGAGCTACAATTCCTCGTGGGCTATTTGATGGCCATACGTAGCTCGTTATTCGCCAACCCAGAGCTTCTGCAAAACTTGTACCGTCGCGATCAGGGAGCGCACGACTTGGCCACAAGAGCGTTCATAAACGCGTGTTTCATCTCGGCGATGTATTACATGGGCACGGGTTACATCCACCCTCACGTCTCGAACTGGCCCACAGCTGAAGAAATGCGTGAGATAGTTGACATTGCCGGCAACGTGGAAAATTCCTTCGGAGCAAAGTATGTCGTGAGCAGCGTAAGACTCGTCGATTCCGCGCGCGATTTTATTGATAAACAAAGAAGGCTCGATATGAAAGAGATTTACAAGAACTACAGTGACATGGGCCCAGATTTTGTAAAGAACCTCCGAGCAGCTATTTCGGGCTTTCGGAACTCGAGGAGCGAGTATATCAGAATAACCGATATGGATCTATCTGACTTGACGGACGTCAATATTTATTATTTAAACAAGGACACGGAGGAGCTTTACTTCTATCCCAACGCGTTCGTGTTTCCAATGTACGACGTCCATGGACCCCTCGTGAGTAAATATGCGGGAATTGGGGCAGAACTGAGCCTCGCTTACGCGACGATTGCGTTAAGCGATCAGTTCCAAATGAACGTTACCTGCATGACGGATGCAAATCCACACATGGATGTCCTCATGAAAGACATGTTTATTCCCTCTTTGGCTGTTGAAGAAGCGTGGAGCAGTTTCAAGAGGGCGGACACTGGAGACGACGCAAACAGACTGAAGGTATCCGCCTTCTCGGAGGATCAGCTCTTCTTCGTGTTCTTTTGCCACACCTTGTGCAGAACGGACAACAAATGGGAGGCCGCGTGCAACGTGCTCTTAAGGTCCAGTG is a window encoding:
- the LOC135395978 gene encoding uncharacterized protein LOC135395978 codes for the protein MEENRDQMPEIKKLMHEANLTWPYFTEQHSLFEAMFYSVRTMDTHLLIEVGSHTNSTQSIVTFRAPSSIPYILNMRDALIKSGDYSDFLAVLIKHFADPAKPPTTATGQQDIENKIHISSLRLVLSAPATSTTLTYNLSEAQWAGYDQTRWEKAFAEHLGIPVLGFNVQITIVEDAYIRWLRRTLQDVGESELQFLVGYLMAIRSSLFANPELLQNLYRRDQGAHDLATRAFINACFISAMYYMGTGYIHPHVSNWPTAEEMREIVDIAGNVENSFGAKYVVSSVRLVDSARDFIDKQRRLDMKEIYKNYSDMGPDFVKNLRAAISGFRNSRSEYIRITDMDLSDLTDVNIYYLNKDTEELYFYPNAFVFPMYDVHGPLVSKYAGIGAELSLAYATIALSDQFQMNVTCMTDANPHMDVLMKDMFIPSLAVEEAWSSFKRADTGDDANRLKVSAFSEDQLFFVFFCHTLCRTDNKWEAACNVLLRSSATFSTVFACPETSFMRADPLCVSSHAVH